Proteins encoded in a region of the Rutidosis leptorrhynchoides isolate AG116_Rl617_1_P2 chromosome 9, CSIRO_AGI_Rlap_v1, whole genome shotgun sequence genome:
- the LOC139868818 gene encoding uncharacterized protein, producing the protein MDEFISEMQKMIEVQNKSIGALAKEIGNVAESKGNREPGTIPSYMVLNLNHKDQGKGHSVNMVGTLRSGKKYDNKVGEKEVVQQESSKSPIVLDEEEVSENDNHGEGVKKTEPIVNEAGKVEAESKTVSFPKALESPNQFPYGKKGPQPEDMWETFKQVKINLTLLDAIRQVPSYAKFLKDLCTQKRKQRATLPKKVELTENLSAVVSGTLPPKFKDPGTPLIAVTVGNVNVKKALLDLGASINILPFCLVNRFELGLMKRTDIIIQLVDQSIKTPRGILEDVIVKVEDFYYPVDLVVMDIEPRNRDAQPTIILGRLFLATINAHINCRTGVMDISFRNR; encoded by the coding sequence ATGGATGAGTTCATCTCTGAAATGCAAAAAATGATAGAAGTGCAAAATAAGTCGATTGGTGCGTTGGCTAAGGAGATCGGTAATGTAGCGGAAAGTAAGGGAAATAGGGAACCAGGTACAATTCCAAGCTACATGGTTCTAAATCTAAATCATAAGGATCAAGGAAAAGGGCATAGCGTTAACATGGTAGGTACCTTGAGAAGCGGAAAGAAGTATGACAATAAGGTTGGTGAAAAAGAGGTAGTGCAACAAGAGTCAAGTAAGTCTCCTATTGTTCTTGATGAGGAAGAGGTAAGTGAAAATGATAATCATGGGGAGGGGGTGAAAAAGACTGAACCAATCGTTAATGAGGCTGGGAAAGTGGAGGCGGAATCAAAAACCGTTTCATTTCCCAAGGCTTTAGAGTCCCCaaaccaattcccttatgggaaaaagggaccaCAACCAGAGGACATGTGGGAAACGTTTAAGCAGGTTAAGATAAATTTAACCCTTCTCGATGCTATTAGGCAAGTCCCGTCTTATGCTAAATTTTTAAAGGACCTTTGCACTCAAAAGAGGAAGCAAAGGGCGACTTTACCCAAAAAGGTGGAGCTAACCGAGAACTTAAGTGCGGTTGTTTCGGGTAcacttccacctaagtttaaggacccaGGGACCCCGTTGATAGCTGTGACTGTAGGAAACGTGAATGTGAAAAAGGCGTTATTGGACTTAGGAGCTAGCATTAATATTTTACCTTTTTGTCTAGTTAACCGATTTGAATTGGGTTTAATGAAAAGAACCGACATAATTATTCAACTAGTAGACCAGTCAATCAAAACGCCTAGGGGGATATTAGAAGATGTGATAGTAAAGGTGGAAGATTTCTATTACCCGGTTGACTTAGTTGTTATGGACATTGAACCTAGGAATAGAGATGCCCAACCTACAATAATCTTGGGACGCCTATTTTTGGCCACCATTAATGCTCACATTAATTGTCGAACGGGTGTGATGGACATATCTTTTAGGAATCGCTAG